From Plectropomus leopardus isolate mb chromosome 4, YSFRI_Pleo_2.0, whole genome shotgun sequence, the proteins below share one genomic window:
- the clta gene encoding clathrin light chain A isoform X1, which translates to MDDFDMLNAPAAGNGVGSEEDPAAAFLAQQESEIAGIENDEGFSILDSGDVPSSLADSTDGAVNGELHGESNGPSDAYAAISNADRLQAEPESLRKWREEQSERLELLDENSRKQESEWKEKAKVELEEWHARQNEQLEKTKSNNRAAEEAMISDLDENNPGTEWERVARLCDFNPKSSKQAKDVSRMRSVLISLKQSPLVR; encoded by the exons ATGGATGATTTTGACATGCTGAACGCGCCCGCCGCTGGAAACGGTGTCGGCTCGGAGGAGGACCCAGCTGCCGCCTTCTTAGCCCAGCAGGAGAGCGAAATCGCGGGGATTGAAAACGACGAAGGCTTCAGCATCCTGGACAGCGGAGACGTCCCCTCGTCGCTCGCAGACTCCACCG atGGTGCTGTCAACGGGGAGCTCCATGGG GAAAGCAATGGTCCATCAGACGCCTATGCAGCAATTTCCAATGCAGACCGGCTGCAGGCCGAACCTGAAAGCTTACGCAAGTGGAGGGAGGAGCAAAGTGAACGGCTGGAGTTGCTAG ATGAAAACTCTCGCAAGCAGGAGTCCGAGTGGAAGGAGAAAGCCAAGGTGGAGCTGGAAGAGTGGCATGCTAGGCAGAACGAGCagctggagaaaacaaaaagcaacaacag GGCGGCCGAGGAGGCCATGATCTCAGATCTGGACGAGAACAACCCCGGCACGGAGTGGGAGCGGGTGGCTCGGCTCTGCGACTTCAACCCCAAGTCCAGCAAGCAGGCCAAAGACGTGTCCCGCATGCGCTCAGTCCTCATCTCCCTGAAGCAGTCTCCGCTAGTCCGCTAG
- the clta gene encoding clathrin light chain A isoform X2: MDDFDMLNAPAAGNGVGSEEDPAAAFLAQQESEIAGIENDEGFSILDSGDVPSSLADSTDGAVNGELHGESNGPSDAYAAISNADRLQAEPESLRKWREEQSERLELLDENSRKQESEWKEKAKVELEEWHARQNEQLEKTKSNNRVLDEDFYKQPFSELIGYVTHINHPCYRLDQAAEEAMISDLDENNPGTEWERVARLCDFNPKSSKQAKDVSRMRSVLISLKQSPLVR, from the exons ATGGATGATTTTGACATGCTGAACGCGCCCGCCGCTGGAAACGGTGTCGGCTCGGAGGAGGACCCAGCTGCCGCCTTCTTAGCCCAGCAGGAGAGCGAAATCGCGGGGATTGAAAACGACGAAGGCTTCAGCATCCTGGACAGCGGAGACGTCCCCTCGTCGCTCGCAGACTCCACCG atGGTGCTGTCAACGGGGAGCTCCATGGG GAAAGCAATGGTCCATCAGACGCCTATGCAGCAATTTCCAATGCAGACCGGCTGCAGGCCGAACCTGAAAGCTTACGCAAGTGGAGGGAGGAGCAAAGTGAACGGCTGGAGTTGCTAG ATGAAAACTCTCGCAAGCAGGAGTCCGAGTGGAAGGAGAAAGCCAAGGTGGAGCTGGAAGAGTGGCATGCTAGGCAGAACGAGCagctggagaaaacaaaaagcaacaacag GGTGCTGGATGAAGACTTCTACAAGCAGCCCTTCTCTGAGCTCATTGGTTATGT CACACACATTAACCATCCTTGCTACCGCCTAGACCA GGCGGCCGAGGAGGCCATGATCTCAGATCTGGACGAGAACAACCCCGGCACGGAGTGGGAGCGGGTGGCTCGGCTCTGCGACTTCAACCCCAAGTCCAGCAAGCAGGCCAAAGACGTGTCCCGCATGCGCTCAGTCCTCATCTCCCTGAAGCAGTCTCCGCTAGTCCGCTAG